DNA from Macrobrachium rosenbergii isolate ZJJX-2024 chromosome 21, ASM4041242v1, whole genome shotgun sequence:
AGGCTGTACAAGACGATTAGCTAGAGGGATCAAGGACAGGTACAGTTTAGGTACTAGTACCTGTACAGTACAAGGTTTTCCTCTGATCTACTGTACATCACTGGTTTTTGCTTTAATTACGAATTATCAACACACCATAGCAAAGCAACCAAAAAATATGACAAGCCATacgtaaaatacagaaaatatcactTATCGATACCTAACACGGTCAGTGTCTACCACATAATGAGCTCAGTCACTGCAAATTCACGAACATACAGCATTAACTCAACAAAGATTGACAGCTTCTCTATCTGATTTCAGATTTTGATCTAGGAGTACTGAAACAAGTTCTTCAAATACACCTTGCTATAATATGCTGAAGAGCATAAAAATTGTACAAACATAACTGTCAACATCATTTCAATTTTCAATGCGAGACTTAATAAATGGAAGATATTTTTAACAGGAAATACTTTGGTCACTGATATCAAAGGCCTACCTAACGAGTCCAAAAAGGAAAAACGtcagtaaatttattaataaatctaatactgtacagtactacgATTTatccacttgtttttttttactaactgcCTTAAGTACTGAAAcatcaaaactaagaaaaatctATAAACTTTATCGTTTACTGCACTTTCCTTTCTGTACACTGGGCTCTTTCAATTCCGCAATGCTCTTAAACACACAACCTCTCTCCCCAACTTCATCCTTGACGTAAGTTACGTAGTAATCTTCAACCATGGGGAAATCTTCAATGACAATGTCTTCTTCCTTTATGTTCTTGTTCATTCCTTTGTGAAGAGATGTCGCCAGTTTGGCTCTGTGGAGGTCCAAGGCTAAAGGTTCTTTCCTGGAATCTCTGTCCTTTTCAGCAGTCTTTTCACTGCTTATATGAGCACAAACATCCTTAGCCTTTCCACAGCCCACCAATTCCCTTGCGTTCATTGGCAGTCTCCGAAAAGTGTGACGTGCTGGCCTCGTAATGTGGCACCTCCAGTTATTTGATTTGGTGCTTTTTGAAAACTCTTTGGCAGACTTTGCAAGCCAACATTAAATGCGTCTTGGTATGCTTTGCCAACTGCTGCTTGTGCTGGAATCTTGTGCCACACACTGAGCAAGACAAGAGTTTTTCGTTTGCCTGGAGAAACGGATTTTTATGATAGAGGCCCTTGTGAGGGACCTTCTTGGAAAACACATTACCTACATTATCCGATACCGAACTGGAATGAGTTCTTGAATGCATTCTCAATGCACTAGCGTCAGAGAAGCTCTTACCGCAAATGTTGCATTTATTCGGCTCTCGGTCCGCTGTGTTTGAGCCATGCGTCTCTGCTGACCTTCTATCTGTGCGTTTTTCAACGGGCTCAACACTGGAGCAGTTGGTTTTCTGGGAATGAGTCAGAATGTGGAACttcaaatcattatcattaacaaaatACTTCTTACAAATGTGACACACGAGAGACGAACTGCCCCTCATTGAGAAATCCTGAGTGCAGACGCTCCAATCGTCTAGCCTTGCGTCAGCAGTACTGAACCTCTTCGTACACACAGTCCACGCTCCGTCCGTCTCCGGATACGACTGGCTCGTCACCGTGGAGCTGGAGGCCTGACTAACACTGCCTATACTACCCAAACTATCACTGTCCTCGTATCCATTATCAAACGACAATGACCCAATCTGTATGATGTCTTTAACTGTCAAGTCACTACTCTGAGTCACCATATCTTCCTCATGGACCTCTTTGACAACCACATCGGAAAAAGTTTTCGTCCCTTCTTCCCCAGGCTGCACCGCCATAGACACTTCATTGCACTCCTCATTACACAGCTTAATGCTAAAAGATTTTTCCGTGTCTTCTTCGTCAATGCTTTTCCCAAACTTGATGATCACCCACTCGTCCTTTTCCACATTACTTTGATTTTTGCTAATGTGAGTGTTTGTCAGCTTTTTGTCAATGCCACCCCCGGTTTCGATAATGACGCAATCATCACTGCTGTCCTCGTTGATCAGATCCCCATCTCCATGCTTGATCGAATGAATCTTCAGTCCCTTAGTCTGCACAAAACTTTCGTCACAGTCACGACACACCGAAGGCTTCTCTTTCGACTGCGAGCACATGCGAGAGATTGTG
Protein-coding regions in this window:
- the LOC136849884 gene encoding zinc finger protein 182-like, whose amino-acid sequence is MKVLKKGVPTSVESKSSVSFQNKVSTSENISFSKLFPNRMTPEKRVRPQPLMKRFTGTCVVCKKIFSESYAERDPTISRMCSQSKEKPSVCRDCDESFVQTKGLKIHSIKHGDGDLINEDSSDDCVIIETGGGIDKKLTNTHISKNQSNVEKDEWVIIKFGKSIDEEDTEKSFSIKLCNEECNEVSMAVQPGEEGTKTFSDVVVKEVHEEDMVTQSSDLTVKDIIQIGSLSFDNGYEDSDSLGSIGSVSQASSSTVTSQSYPETDGAWTVCTKRFSTADARLDDWSVCTQDFSMRGSSSLVCHICKKYFVNDNDLKFHILTHSQKTNCSSVEPVEKRTDRRSAETHGSNTADREPNKCNICGKSFSDASALRMHSRTHSSSVSDNVGNVFSKKVPHKGLYHKNPFLQANEKLLSCSVCGTRFQHKQQLAKHTKTHLMLACKVCQRVFKKHQIK